aatatacaagCTGAGCAGTTTAATGGTTGAAtctttgcacaaacacacttcttcttcttccatccAGACTTGTACAACAGATCTTTGCGCAACAGACAGCTCAGAgcagctatttttaaaacatacagCGAGCCTCTTTTGCCATGCCATATGATAAACCTGAATCATTTAtatggattttttcttttcttttttttaggaCCTTCTATTGCGTGTGTTGTGTGATGACGCGGTGGTCAGGTGTTGCCTCATATAACGAGGGGAGCTGTCCCAGTGCTGAAAACAGAAGAGAACAGCACCGCTCCTGAGGAGATGCCATACACCTTCACTGCTGTCTGAGCTTTATTGCCAAAGGTAGGATTTGCAGATTATTATCTTTTGCACAAGTTCTTAATTATTTGTGGGTCGGATTGATATTCTGATGTCTTATGATTCGATGCAGcctgtttgatttttgttttttttttacactcgcTTTCCGCGGATACATGTTGAAATGAtggtaataaataaaataatcctTATTAATCCGGAAATAAACAACGAGCCGTTGCGAAATAGTAATTTGGTGAattaaagagaaaagagagggttattttttaatgtttatgatGGAGGTGTGTGTTGTTCAGAGGAAATGGGATGTTGAGGTTGCCCATAACAACGCGGGGAGTGACTCATCCGCTGATGTGAATGCGTCTCCCTCACGCACAGCATCCGATCATTCAATTTGCGGAGAGTAATTCCCAGATAGGCAGACGAACCCCCACATCAAAACAAGACTCGCTCACGCTTTTTTCCTCGACGCACCAGAGCACGTTTTTAGCCAGAATCAAACAAGTCCTcgattttggtgttatttcgccCCCCTAACGTGTTTATCCTGTCTTCATTTGCAGGTAATAAATAGCCTATAATGCTGCATTTCCACCACAAGTTGCCCGCGGGGGGAGCCGTGGTCCTGCTCGCCTTCCTCCTCAATGGATGCGCCGTGCAGGCTGTGTCTCTCCCCCGCCACTACAGGCTCCGAGGCGGGGAGAGTGAGGGACAGCCGGCCGCCTACCCGCCCAGCTCCGACATGATCAAAGCCCTGGAGTACATTGAGAACCTGAAGCAGCGGAACGGGGGCCGACCCGAACCGGTGGATTACGACGAGGTGGACAAGTTCAGGGTCCTGCTCCAGCTCGCCTCGCAGCAGGACGAGGCTCCCGGGGACCGTCAGCCCGCCCCCGGCGCCCAGAGGCAGGACATTACCGCCGAGCAGCTGATGAAAGCCCTGCTCAAGTCGCTCCAGGATCAGGCTGGGAGGGAGGCGAAGCTCGTCCCCGCATCCGCGTCCAGGAACGACCGCCGCACGCACAGGCACCGCACCAAAGACACCGAAGTCCCCGAGAGCGCACCGTCAGACTACGGTAATTTCCCCAGACCACACAAGAAATACCCGCTGATGTTCGAGGATGAGGAGAACACAGACGCCTCCAAGCGGGCCACAGAGGACCTGGACGAGCAGTACACCCCCCAGAGCCTCGCCAACTTGCGCTCCATCTTCGAAGAGCTCGGCAGGATGCCCACACTCGGCGGCCAGAAGAGAGACGTGTTCGGGGacgacgaggaggaagaggacggcGGCCTGAGGAACCAGGCCTACGAGGACGTCGCCGGAGGAGAGGAGTGGGTCCccgtggaggagagggaggagacggaggaCATGGTGAACGGCAGCCACGAAGAGATGGAGAGGGCGCTGGgtgagcaggaggaggcggagagggaggagatgcAGCGCAGGGCGAACCAGAACCAAGAGGACGCCGACGACGACACCAAGCTGGTCGATTACTACCTGTTGAAGGTCCTGGAGATGAGCGACCAGACGCAGAAGAGGGACAAGACcggagagcagaggaagagacTTATCCGCCCCTCCATCCTGGACCCCCGGACGGTGAAGGAGTTGCTGGAGCTCTCCCTGAAGCTCCACGTCCCCCCGCAGGACCTTATCGACATGCTGCTCACGGAGGAGCTCAGGAAGCTCCACCGCGACCCCCACGGCTCCGCTCGCTACCCGACCGGCCAGACGCCAAAGATCCGGTACTTCAGCCGCAGACTGCCGGTGAAGAGCAAGCCCGCCCCTGAAGACATGGACAGAGAGGACTTTTTGGACATCATCGGCGTGGAGACTATCAGTAACGAGTACCCAGTCGTGCAGAGACCCATGAAGACCTCCCCGTCCTCGGACAGAGTCCCATCCGTGTCCAAGCCCGCTGTGAGTTCAGGTCCCATTAAAATCCCTCCCCCCTCCGGGCGCAGGGAGAACCTCTTTTTATCCGAGCTCAACAAAATGCCCCTGAAACGTCAGTCCGACGGTGCCGCCGCTGCTGACGATGATGAAGACGACGACGGCGGCGACGTGGAGGACGAGGTGACCACCTACCTGGCGGCCAAAATCCTCACAGAGTACCCAAACACCATCACCAAGCGGGACACCCAGGCGCAGCTGAAGGGGCAGTTCCCCTACGAGCTGTACGAGCGCGCCCTGAAGGACTACCTGGGCCAGGCGGACACTGAAAAGAGGCCAGTGGCCAAGAGGGAAACCGAGGTGGCCACCGAGGAGAGAGTCCAGCCCACGGAGGTGCAGGGGAAGGAGGAGATCACGGCCAAGACCTCGGCCCCACAGACCgcggaggaggacgaggagaaggAGCACCGTGAAAAGGCGGCGGCCGGGATGTAGCCTGGCGCCGCGCAAAAAGACGCACGAAATTATGAATATAGTATTTATACTGTCtcgaaaaaaaaataaaagtttggtGGACGTGATCTAGTTTACAAAAATTTCTATTATATGAACTATAGCTGGCATTAGCCTACAGATATCACCctaaagatacatttttttttcttcaaagaaaTAGTCCCTACTTGCTGCAAGAACATTATAGAATTATTACTGTAGAGTCATCGTAGGAGATTTAACAAGGTTGCACAggcgagaggaaaaaaaaatattcaaaagagGTATCCTCAAAACACTTTCTCACTCTCAAATTGCCAATTAAACACACGGATAGGAAATGAGAACAAAGGTGAGATCAGAGTTGTTAAAAGTTCTTGTGACGTTGTGACAGGTTTGTTTACATGGAtggtgtttgtaaaaaaaaaacagcaggaaaaaaaaacaggcctcTATTTTCAACTATAAGCAACTGAGTAATGGTATAAacgcttgtttttttttccatctatgTCAGACTACTCAATTACACATGTGAATATGTATGTGAATTATAAACTATAAAGCTGCCTGGGCCTCTGAAACACAAGCGTAACCACAGTATAAAGACAGGCAGCGTGCTGGGCTGAGAACGAGTTTTGTTGTGACTCTTGATATATTCAGGGTAAGTGgatttaatgttattattattatgattattattactacGGAGAACTATTTCCAAGTCTAAATATATCAGACCGTCGCCTGCCTTCCGACCCTTTCATACTGCGAAGCTCTGTATTGTTGGCCTACCAGTGGTTGTGCTATGTATGCtcatttttaaaccattttGTACATGTTCAATAACGTGTGATGAATCACAGATGAATAAAGCATCAGctgtattatttttcttcttgctGAGTTGTGTTgccttattaaaaaaaatacacaccaaacaaatcaaatgaatcaCACTGTACACCTACAGCCAGCTTACAACCAGAAGAGAGCAGCTGATCTTACTCGTCCtgttaaaatgaacaaaagttCCATGAGGTTTGGTGGATTTCAAACGTGTCGTCACGTCGTTAGAATGATTACTCGAAGGGAAACTGTttatcaaaatacattttttttttttaatcataagcTCAAACATCACAAATTACACATTATAAAAGTCAGttacactcacacccacactaCAGActgcttcttttaaaaaaggcacACGTGTGAAAGGTTACACAGATTCATAACAGTAAGAAATTAGTCGTAATCAGTCTCCTTTGAAATTACAAAACATCTCAAGGGCATTAATTATAGATATGTTTTTGCAGAGGTGGGTATTTAcgaagtacaaatactttgttatGCCACCTAGGTcaaattttctttttactccgttcattttcaaaaacaggcttgttactttAGTTCTAATGCATTCGAGGGGAATTATTAATTATCTTTATTTTGTGTCACTGTACGCCGCCTTCCAAAGATCACAGGACTGATCACACAGATGCAGCGAGACAAAATTATGTAGAGACATAACAAGATGGGGAAAAAAGGACAGATAGATAGACTCGCATGGGGAGAAAAGGCGTCGAGTGACAAAGGCAGCGACGTGATGATGTGAGGTTCAGCTAGCTCGCCACAGAAATGGCTGGTAAAATGTCCTTCAAAAGTGATCTTACTTTCATTCtgtgagtacatttcagagctggtttttcttaattttacttgagtaaagaagcTGAATCAATACTTCTGCTTTTTATACAAGTATTTGTACTTCTACTCGAGTAAAGAACATCACCTCTTTGCTTTTGAGACTGAAGTTTGTTTGAAATATTGACTGGAGTTGCACAATTTCCCCCCCAAATCAATCTGAGGTGTTGTCAGACTGAAACTGTTCACTTCCatgatttaaatataaatgcaacaaatTTATAAATCTAAAATAAATCACTTCATGGAGATGATTTAATTCCCCCAATCCTTGATCTCtacttcatttttaaaaaagaaaatcacagcaattcatgtaaaaacaaccctccttctccttcagttCAACACACGACTATGTACAAATATCAGGCTTACTTTCACATAAAGTTACACGGCAGCAACGTTTCAGGGAGAAGGCGAGCAGAACTTCTTTATGTCGAGCTCAAGTGCCATTTTTGACTCGTTAACAGTACATTTGGTTCCCTGTTGTCCTTCTCCCCCTCACGGGTTAAAATGCAGGTTTGCTCATGTACTCCTCCATggtctggggaaaaaaaggcagagaagaGCAAACATCATGTCTTAAGCCTCGTAgagaatacattaaaaatacaattaatatTCACAGGCACACCACTACGCATCACCTAATGAATGCTGAGCACACCAACACAAGGAAGGTAACTAACACAAGCACAACATCTAACCTTTCTGTCCATATTCAAGGTCATCCAAACAGCTCCACCTCAAACCAATCACTGTTGTCATCCTGAAGCGATAATGGTCAAAATGAATGGGAGGCTACACTGCACACAATCCAACTCTAGATTACAAGTGTTAGTCAGCCCTTACTCAGAAGCACAAGAACAACACACCCAGTTAAACTACTGTACCACACAGAGCCATGACCCTACAGGGAAAAGCGGGGAAGCGTCAGACAAACACTAAAACCTACAACGCCACGTTCCAAGGGGGAAATCTGTCTCTCACTCGCTGTAAcactggcagagagagagagagagatactcacacaaacacacacacacacacacatagaggggcgaggaaaaacagcagcacaacacaaatCTATAAAACAAAAGGGAGCAGCAGCTACATCCACAAACCTATCGACTACAGGAAAAGATGACAGACACAGCAGGGGACTCAGCAGCACCACTGTTAATTGAACTCATTATGACACTGACTATTTCCCATGTACTGAAACACGTTCCCACACTGGAGCTCGAGTAGCATTCAcgattattgttgttgtttagtgaaacataaaaaaaaataaaataaaaaaaaaacaatttcaaaacCTTTCTAAATACCCCACAGCTGAAAAAAGAGACATAATCAACTCCAATCTACGTCCAAAAACATGTCACCGATTGTTTCATTACGTCGAGCCATGCAACACATGTCACATGTTCACACCACAGATGCAAGCCAGGCCTCGTGTTGTGTTGTTtatgagagagagtgtgtgtgtgtgtgtcgggcgCTTCTCACCTCCTGTAACATGTCGGAAGATTCGATGCAGCGATTCACTATCTGTTTGGAGGTTTCCTGTATTTCGCCTCCCATTAGAAACTCGTCCAGGATAAAATAGGCCTTCTCAAAGTTAAAGATTATGTCCAGTTCACACACCTGAGAGGAGGTATGATCATTGTAGTTAAtccaattaaagaaaaaaaaaaacagcaaatagcCTCTTAATTAAATCTTCAATCAGTTACACTTGAGGCTACAGTTGCATTttagggatgcacaatattGGATTTTTGCCGATATCCTATGTAACGATACAGGATAGGTGGTATTCTTGTGCCGACTCTTAAGAAGAGTGATGGATCGGTTTTAATGAAGTGTATTTTACGATGACTTAATGAGGCACTTAAGCTCGTCTTAGTTTGGTGTAAGTGAGAAACAGGCTACTGGACTGTCTTGCATTATAAGTAGTAGTACATTAACTTCAGTAGACCTCTCCATCAGTGGACATACTGTAGATGTCAACACTCTTGTTTCTTCACACCCTGTCGATAATGTTAGTTCATCTATTATTTTACGGCCACATCTTACAAATTGCCCCATTAAAAAGATGCCAGTGTATAATTTTAAAGCCTTTTTCTGGCTGATAGCGATGCCATGCCGATACTATCATGAATCCCTACTGCACAGTGGATAAAAGAGGGTGAAACACAGTGAAGTACATTGCCAAAGTATTTGTCCAGCAGCTCCACGTAGCGATGAATAACCTCCAGGGCTAACAGCTCGTTCTCCTGGTCCTCTATGGCCAAGCAGAAATACAAGCTGGCATACCTGAGAAAAAAACGTAAACACAGTGATGACTTTCAGatgacagaaataaacagaGGAGTTATAAGTCATATAAACAGCGGTTGGAAGATACGGGGGCTCCTGCTGATTAACAAGCAGAGAGAGTAATCTGAGCTGGTTGCGTAAACATGTGGGGGCAGCTCCCACCTCTTGTAAATAATCTTCAGGTCTTTCCAGTGCAGGAAGTTGCAGGAACGCGGTTGCCGTGCCAACACCGCGGAGGTCATGTCCCTGatgatcttcttcttctcgcGCTCTGCCATGGGCGTGAACCACTTCTGAAGACGCAGCTTCCCCTGGCGActgaagagcagcaggaagcgcatctagcaacacacacacgccacaaGGTCAGTGTGACGATCGTGATCCAAGCACCGACTGACGGGGGTGACTTGGatgaacccacacacacacgtccacacacactcaatgcTGAGGACATTATTAACTACCCTCTGAGGGTCAAACCAGTCGTTAGCTGTTGCCACGGCTCCTTAAAGAGTAACTCAACGACATCAccaaagaggggaaaaaaacgaTTGACAGGCAGAAACGAAGGTCAACACACGACTGAGGAAGAGGTTGTTTGCAGTTCCCTTTTCCGATCTTCAAGACAGTCAGGTTTTGGATGTTTCCTCGCATTGGAAATAGATTTGGCTGCAaatcaaaatgtgaaatgaattaCATTAATTGCACTGACACACTGTTTCCTTTAAGTCTTCAGCCCATTGTTGATTTAAAACAAGTTACACAGCTGTCCGCTTGTGAAGTTCTTATCTggattaatgtttttttttttgtgtcacaacTTTGGCTGATATTTAAATTTGAGCTATAAGTAGAAAACACTTAAGTCCCCTTCACAGACCCACCAGtgcagaagtaaaaaaaaaaaaaaatcagtgttcAAACCCACTCAGATGTGACACGAAGAGCTAGTAAGTCAGAGTTAATTACAAGGAAGTGTGAAGAGCATCGTACACAAAATATTTCTCATTTGTAGCTAAAATGCAGCCATGGTGTCTTTTTAATTCTTTAGATTTAAATTATAAGTTAACTGAAAGATGAACACTCACTTCCTTATCACCCCGACCGTCGCAAAAAGACTTTATTGCTCAACAGGAAATCTAGATGCAAAACAGCAATTCCTCAGTGGCTTCATTTGTTGGCCGAATACCTCTCATTGGAACGAATGACAGCAGATGGGTGGGTGTTAGTGGTCTttatgttttagttttagtatgtttgggtttgtttgttctttgtttgctttcttttcatttgagtaattttctttgttttttatttcttcctaTGTAAACACTATTCTTCTTTTGGAGTGTCGTCACTGTGTTTGTTACTGCACAataacataaacacattttttaaaagagagaaaatgatgCTCATAATGTTGAAAGTCTAtggaacatttctggagctttacagcaaaacaaactCTGCTGCATCCttttaaaacaactgaagtaaccgacttgttttaaaatgtaaggaAAGCTACGCTAAGCTAAAAATGTTAGCACACGGCCCAAATGAAGTAGGTGCACAAGATTGACCTTGTATCACAAGTGTACATAATGGATTTTGAAAACgttgtatgtttttaaaacaagtccccatctacttcagttgtttaggagaacgctgttttactgtgaaactCCAGAATTGTTTTGTGGACGATGAAACTTCCCCCGACTTCATCAGCACAAGGGTGAGATAATGACTtagttttcattgtcatttcatttcatttcatcttatAGAGGGTCCATGTATAATACTGAACCTAAATGTTGCCGTGGCAGGTCATAATAAAATCAGAAGAGTAAATAAAAGGCTGGAACtcctgctaactgtagctgccgttggCTAGCTGATATGTTTGAACTGTGAAATCGCTGGTGAGTATGCTAACTATAGCAGATATTGTCAAAACTAATTTTTCCATCACATCCTGTGGAtatttttagttaattttttttgtgttgtagtCTAATataattcttacataatgcacctttaatgtctcgccatacatgacatttaaaataactgaatTGTTGGAGAAACCAACACATTCCACATGGGGACATTGTTGTACAGTGCGGAAATATCAATTTCCTCAAATTTTGGTGCCATTTTCAGGAAAATGTCAGAGTTCAGCTGGACTGAGGAAGATGAGGACATACCTGTTTTTGTGGACAGGTAAAGGACAGCAGTGTAATAGAATAGAAAAAACAGGCGTAGAGACTTTTCCTATACTGGTTTTTCCAGGTGTGTATCCCTTGTATCAGCCCATAGGCAAATCATTATGGACAGCAGGGCAGGGCTCGACACAATGTGACGAAACCTGTTCTGATGGAGGGGGATAAAGGAAACGCACACCTCACTTCCGACTGTCgcttaaacactgaaaaacactaaaaactCACGAGTAAAaccaaacacagctgctgttcGGCTGTCCAGGCAGGAAGAAAACCGGCCTCGAGATATAAGGAAGTGGTGCGGAGGTGCAGCTCCTAGCTTTAGCTTACCTGGCTGTCAGCGACAACAGGTGCGACAGGTGAACAGCAGGCTGACGCTGCTATCTTACAGGCATGCGCAGAATACAAAAACACTCACCATATTTGACCCGGCAGCTCTGAACGCATCCaaagattaataaaaaaagaagaagaagaggaagtttAACCCTCACAAAGGGTCAAGCGGGCCGGCTGAACGCATATCTGTCCGTCGTCCACCACAGTCGAGTGTAGAAAGTTGGTTAACTccgccccccccctcctcctggcAGCCGGGGGGAGCGGTGCCTGCTGGACGCGTCACCAAAACCTCCCCAGCATCTGGATTGGCTGCTCCGTGTTTGTGTTGCGGTGATGCGGACCTGTGAGGACCGAGCACGTGACGAGGACGAAGCGTTTCAATGAATGAGCTGATGAAAGTTTAACTAAATGTCACTTGACTGCTGAAGTGTCGATCCCAGGCAGCGTCGGCAGAGAGCAGCAAGtgctcccctccctccctgcctcctccctgcctccctgcctgcctcccCCCCTGTCTCccccctgtctgtctgcttcatGTGATCAGTGCTGGACAGGACAGGGACTattgagaagctgctgctgctgcactcctGTTTGAGATCGTTTCTCCCTCCAGATGTCTCTGTACAGAAACGCTGTCTGGTTTTTGAGTGGGATCCACCAATACACAAGGTCAGTCATCACCACCGAGCCCTACCTTTGGAGTTAATCTACAGGTGTGAAGAAACTTCTACCAGGTGATGCTTTCTCAGCTTAAATCACCGTGTATGTGGCCTCACAACACCATCTGTCTAAATGTAGGGTTTGTGATCTGTAAGATGTGTTTGATATCATGTATTTTAGCCCACAGGCTGGTAAACAGGGGGATATCAAAGGTCTGGTCACTGTATGGCACACATCACCACACAAACTGGCCTCTATTTACAGTGACAATAGTTCCATTGACGGCTGATGTGTCTCGAGGATGACTTTGCATCGCTGAATCTGCTGGAGCTAAAATGTGGAGATATTGCAGATTGTCACTCTTGTGTGTTAGAAGTAAAAAGAATCAACAGTCGTCGTCAAATCTTCGGGGCAgcagacttttactcaagtaccaCTCGTATGGGTGACTTTCCCTTCGGCCAAAGTAATGTTTTGACATGACATCTTTACTTTTTAATCAAGTATGACTTCGGGGCACATATTTAACAGTGATGGGATACAATtatacatatgtgtgttttACAATTAACGCTTGAAGTTATGAAGGCTTGACgtgattgaacatttttttacttgagatttcattaaacatttttttttctttttacaaaatgAACCAAACAGTCACTCACAAAGAGGAAGATCTCGGTTTTAAAGGTAAACTTAAATCCTTAAACTAAAAAGGAATCAGGTTTCAATCTGAATCGAACACCAGTACTCAGATACGGATGTGGAAAATAAGAGTTTGTTGCTGATATGCTTTTTAGTGTTGTTAATTTTGGTCCCTAACCTATTACAAGAATATAACTGAGCTGTTTAAAGTCTTTCAGCGCGTCATTACACTATCTTTGAAAGAGCACAGCTTGAATCTAATTTAGTTTTAAAGGCGCACAATGAAGTTTTTGGGTCGGAAAATCTAATCGGATGAGAAATATCTCCATGAATTGATTTTtacgactgaataaactgtttttaaagaagATCACAGCTTCTTTAATTTAGTTATATCTGCAGGAATCTTCTAAGTTGCCACCTTTCAAGCTCCAAACTCTGTCCTGGGGACCTCATTACCTTCTAAccacagcttgttcattcagtcgTGGAAAAACAGTCATCAAGTAACTGTTTCTGAGATGGTGTTATTACTTATTAATACTCTAGATGATGcttttctgagttttaatttattttcccaaactacacagtgcacacTTACAGTTCATTTAACAGGTCAGGAAATGTCATGTCATTTGCCGAAAGCAGTCAACAAGGCGAACATCAGCCGATACTGATGTTCTGCTGATATTACCGTGCCCTATTTAGCGGTTTGGTTTCCTGCTTGCCTTTAGGAACGGATATGAGGCTGCATCTAAAGACTTTGAGCCCCAGGACCTGAGCGTGTCCGTCGTGGGAAGGTCTTTCATGATCACCGGGGCCAACAGTGGAATCGGCAGAGCCACAGCCATGACTATAGCCAAGAAAGGTATTAATTCCCTGATAGGTGTCACGCAGCTCACACTGATAGAAAATTAAAGCCTCGTGCTTTTCTTCCCAGGTGGGACCGTCCACATGGTGTGCAGGAACAAAGACAAAGCAGAGGAGGCCAGGGAGGACATCGTCAATCAGTCTGGGAACACAGTGAGTGTCGGGGAACATGAGGTGATGCAAATCTCATGATTGGTGAGAGAAAGTGATCcgcatctgtttttttgttttgttttttttttccaggaggTACACGTCCATGTTGTGGACTTGTCAGAGACACACAAGGTGTGGGAGTTTGCAGAGGCCTTCAAGAAGCAGCATCCATCCCTGAACGTGTTGGTGGGTATCACCCTGATTCCTGTAAGCTCCATCACACCTCAGCTGTTCGGTCTGACTTCATCAGTTTTTTCCCGACAGATAAACAACGCCGGGTGTATGGTGCACAAGAGAGAGCTGAACGCCGACGGGCTGGAGAAGAACTTCGCCACCAACACGATGGGTGAGACGTCGTTCTGCTGGTCTAACTGTGCCACGCTGCTCTGACAAGCACGTTCAACTGTGTGACTCCTTCTCTTTAGGAGTGTACATCCTCACCCAGACTCTCATACCACTTCTGCAGAAGAGCCGGGATCCCAGGGTGGtatgatcacacacaaacacacacagacacacacacagtgctcaTCTGCATCATGTGGACGGCATAAAGCCACTTTTGTCCAGGCTGTGGTGTCTGTGGTCTGAGCACACTGTGCCTCTTTTCTCCTGACTGTTAGATCA
The sequence above is drawn from the Sparus aurata chromosome 21, fSpaAur1.1, whole genome shotgun sequence genome and encodes:
- the ap1s3b gene encoding AP-1 complex subunit sigma-3b isoform X1 yields the protein MMRFLLLFSRQGKLRLQKWFTPMAEREKKKIIRDMTSAVLARQPRSCNFLHWKDLKIIYKRYASLYFCLAIEDQENELLALEVIHRYVELLDKYFGNVCELDIIFNFEKAYFILDEFLMGGEIQETSKQIVNRCIESSDMLQEDDNSDWFEVELFG
- the scg2b gene encoding secretogranin-2b, whose translation is MLHFHHKLPAGGAVVLLAFLLNGCAVQAVSLPRHYRLRGGESEGQPAAYPPSSDMIKALEYIENLKQRNGGRPEPVDYDEVDKFRVLLQLASQQDEAPGDRQPAPGAQRQDITAEQLMKALLKSLQDQAGREAKLVPASASRNDRRTHRHRTKDTEVPESAPSDYGNFPRPHKKYPLMFEDEENTDASKRATEDLDEQYTPQSLANLRSIFEELGRMPTLGGQKRDVFGDDEEEEDGGLRNQAYEDVAGGEEWVPVEEREETEDMVNGSHEEMERALGEQEEAEREEMQRRANQNQEDADDDTKLVDYYLLKVLEMSDQTQKRDKTGEQRKRLIRPSILDPRTVKELLELSLKLHVPPQDLIDMLLTEELRKLHRDPHGSARYPTGQTPKIRYFSRRLPVKSKPAPEDMDREDFLDIIGVETISNEYPVVQRPMKTSPSSDRVPSVSKPAVSSGPIKIPPPSGRRENLFLSELNKMPLKRQSDGAAAADDDEDDDGGDVEDEVTTYLAAKILTEYPNTITKRDTQAQLKGQFPYELYERALKDYLGQADTEKRPVAKRETEVATEERVQPTEVQGKEEITAKTSAPQTAEEDEEKEHREKAAAGM
- the ap1s3b gene encoding AP-1 complex subunit sigma-3b isoform X2 — protein: MRFLLLFSRQGKLRLQKWFTPMAEREKKKIIRDMTSAVLARQPRSCNFLHWKDLKIIYKRYASLYFCLAIEDQENELLALEVIHRYVELLDKYFGNVCELDIIFNFEKAYFILDEFLMGGEIQETSKQIVNRCIESSDMLQEDDNSDWFEVELFG
- the dhrs12lb gene encoding dehydrogenase/reductase SDR family member 12; the encoded protein is MSLYRNAVWFLSGIHQYTRNGYEAASKDFEPQDLSVSVVGRSFMITGANSGIGRATAMTIAKKGGTVHMVCRNKDKAEEAREDIVNQSGNTEVHVHVVDLSETHKVWEFAEAFKKQHPSLNVLINNAGCMVHKRELNADGLEKNFATNTMGVYILTQTLIPLLQKSRDPRVITVSSGGMLVQKLRVDDLQSEKGHFDGVMVYAQNKRQQVVLTEQWAKANPIIHFSVMHPGWADTPAVSTSMPQFHHMMGERLRSVEQGADTVVWLALSRAAARTRSGQFFQDRRPVAAHLPLAWTRSSAEEVQSFMSQLETLAFSVVQPQPDGELNGPSRPQFV
- the ap1s3b gene encoding AP-1 complex subunit sigma-3b isoform X3 produces the protein MMRFLLLFSRQGKLRLQKWFTPMAEREKKKIIRDMTSAVLARQPRSCNFLHWKDLKIIYKRYASLYFCLAIEDQENELLALEVIHRYVELLDKYFGNVCELDIIFNFEKAYFILDEFLMGGEIQETSKQIVNRCIESSDMLQETMEEYMSKPAF